The Sphingomonas donggukensis genomic interval CAGCGCCTCGCCGCCGGGGGTATCGGTCGAACCGGAGGGCGAACCGGGAACGTGCGGGTGAGAGGCCAAGATTACTCCGGGGTTAGGTTTCGGGAACGCATGGAAAAGCTGCTGCCTGCACGCCGGAACCAGTCGGGATCGGCGGCGCGGACGGCCGTGGCGGAGGTCGGATCGGGTCGAAACCGCAGCACCACGAGCGCCGGCAGACTCCATCTCGTCCAGTGTTGCGCCTGCGCGACCGGTCGGACCCGGCGTCGCAGCCAGCCCATCGCCGGACTTGCGAGGGCCCTTGCGTCATACCCCGGACGCGCGATGACCGCAATCGGCATCTCCCGCGCGATATCGCGCCACGCCTTCCACCGGTGGAATTGCGCGAGGTTGTCGGCCCCCATCAGCCAAATGAAGCGCCGCTTCGGATAGCGCCGCTTCAATGCGCGCAGCGTGTCGATGGTATAACGGGTGCCGAGCTTCGCCTCGATCGCGGTCGCGCGGATCGGTGCCCGCCTGGCCATCGCCCGCGCCGACGCCAGCCGCGCGGCAAGCGGCGCCATGTCCTTCGCGCCGCTTTTTAGCGGATTGCCGGGCGACACCAGCCACCACGCCTCGTCCAGCCCCAGCGCCCGCACCGCCGCCAGAGTCACGCCGCGGTGCCCGCGATGCGCCGGGTTGAACGATCCGCCGAGAAGGCCGGTGCGGGTCATGGCGATGCCGCCGCCTGCGCGCCGTGGATGACGCGCAGGATGCGCACTTCGGTGGCGGCCACGCGGTAGAAGATGATGTACTGCGTCCCTGCCACCCGCCATTTGCGGCGGTGACCCTCAACCGTTGCCGGCCCCGCCAGCGGGACGTCGCGCAGCACGCCAGTGGCCGCGACGATCCTTTCGACGATCGTCACGGCGAGATCGGGATCGATCGCGCGGTGGTACCGCTCGATCCGCTCAAGATCGCGACGGGCCAGCGCCGCGTAGAGGATCGGCATCACGCGCCGGTATCGCGGCGCTTCAGACCAGCCACCCAGGCGTCCATTTCGTCCTGCGTGAAAACCTCGCCACGGTCGATCTGACGCTCGGCTTCGTCCAGCGAGTCCTGCAATTCGAGTTCGCTCTCGACATAATGCTCGACAGCCTTCGCGACGATCCATGCGCGCGAACGGTCCAATCGCTCCGCCAGACGGTCAAGCTTGGTCGAAAGATCGGCGCTGACCCGACCCGATATGACGGCGCTGCTCATGTCGCGAATGTATACATTCACTACAGCGCATTCAACCCCGCACCTGTCCGGTCCCCTGCACCAGCCATTTATACGTCGTCAGTCCTTCCAGCGCGACGGGGCCGCGGGCGTGGAGGCGGCCGGTGGCGATACCGATCTCTCCGCCCAGGCCGAATTCGCCACCGTCGGCGAATTGGGTGGACGCGTTCCACATCACGATCGCCGAATCGACCGATGCCAGGAAGCGCGCAGCGACCGCGGCATCCTTGGTCACGATCGCGTCGGTGTGGTGCGATCCGTGGGCGGCGATATGCGCCACCGCGCCGCCAAGGCCGTCGACCAGCTCCGCCGAGGCGATCGCGTCGAGATATTCGGTATCCCAGTCGCTATCGCTTGCCGCCTCCAGCCCCGGCACGACCGCACGCAAGCCAGGACCGGCGCGCACCGCGCAGCCGGAGTCCTGCAACGCCCGCACCAGCCCGCCCGCGTCGCCAAATCCGCGGTCGATCAGCAGCGTCTCCATCGCTCCGCACACGCCCGTCCGCCGCATCTTGGCGTCAACGACGATCCGCCGCGCCATCGCCGGATCGGCGGCGGCGTGGACGAAGACGTGGTTGATCCCGTCGAGATGCGCGAGCACCGGCACCCGTGCCTCGGCCTGCACCCGCGCGACCAGCCCCTTGCCCCCGCGCGGCACGACCAGGTCGAGCACGCCGTCGGCCTGCAACATCGCACCCACCGCGGCGCGGTCGGTCGTCGGCACCAGCTGCACCGCGTCCGCCGGCATCCCGCCTGCGACCAGCCCCGCGACGAGTGCTGTGTGGATCGCGGCATTGCTGCGCGCCGCTTCGGACCCGCCGCGCAGGATCGCGGCATTGCCCGCCATCGCCGCCAGCGCACCCGCATCGGCGGTCACGTTGGGGCGGCTTTCGTAGATGATGCCGATCACTCCGATCGGCACGCGCACGCGGCTGAGGTGCAGGCCGTTGGGGCGCGCGCTTTCGGAGATCACCGTGCCGACCGGATCGTCGAGCGTCGCGATCGCCGCTACCCCGTCCGCCATCGCCGCCACCCGCGCCTCGTCCAGCCGCAACCGGTCGAGCATCGCCGGCGACAGGCCGTTCGCCTCTGCCGCGGCCATGTCGTCGGCGTTCGCGGCAAGGATGCCGGCGCTCGCCGCGCGGATGCGCTCCGCCCCCAATGTCAGCGCGTGCGCCTTGTCGGCGGACGGCATCGCCGCCAGCAGCGTCGCCGCCGCGCGGGCGCGCCGGCCCATGTCGGCGATCAGGGCAGCGGCGGATACGTCATCGGTCATCCGACCACCCTATCATCGCGCGCTCCCGTGCCAAAACCATCTCGACCGCCGCGCGCCGCTGCGGCATGACCGTTGGCGGGGGACGGCAATGAACGACGCTATCGAAACCGCGGGGATGATCGCGACGGGAGGAATCCTGGCGCGCGAGGTGGAGCGGCTGCACGCATCCGACGCCTCCGGCCATGACGCATCGGGTGCGTGTGCGAACTGCGGCGCGGCGCTCGAGGGCCCGTTCTGCCGGATGTGCGGCCAGCACGGCCACGTCCACCGCACCGCCGGCGCGCTGGTCCACGACATCCTCCACGGCGTGTTCCATTTCGAGGGCAAGTTCTGGTCGACGCTGCCGAAGCTTGCCTTCCGCCCCGGCGAGCTCACCCGCCGCTATGTCCACGGCGAGCGTGCGAAGTTCGTGTCGCCGATGGCGATGTTCCTGTTCTCGGTATTCCTGCTGTTCGCGGTCGTCGCCAATCTCCCCGGCTGGTCGATCGGTGGCGGCGATTTCCTGAACGGCGCGGGCGTGCAGGGCGGCATGGACAAGGCCCGCGCCAGCCTGGACCAGGCGCGCGCCAAGGCCGACGCCAATTTCGTCCGCCGCAGCCAGCAGCTGGCGAAGCTGCGCGCCGATCCAGAGGCCGATCCAGCCGAGGTCACGCGCGCCGAGCGCCGCGTCGCCAGCGCCCGCGACGACCGCCGCCAAGTGCTACAGGCGCAGGCCTTCCTGCCCGACGCCGCCGCCAAAGCGAAGACACCGAGCAAGCCCGACAACTGGTTCGAGCAGAAGGTCCAGCATGCCAAGGAAAATCCGAAGCTGCTGCTCTACAAGATGAAGAGTTCGGCCTATAAATTCAGCTGGGCGCTGATCCCGCTGTCGCTGCCGTTCCTGTGGATCCTGTTTCCCCTGCGCCGCGGCGTCGGGCTGTACGACCACGCGATCTTCGCGACCTATTCGCTGTCGTTCATGTCGCTGCTGATGGTCGCGCTGGGGCTGCTGGGCCTGATCGGCATTCCGAACGCGGTGCTGGTGATCGCGGCCCTCGCGATCCCGCCGGTCCACATCTACCACCAGTTCAAGCGCGCCTATCTGCTCACCCGGTTCGGGGCGCTGTGGCGGACGTTCTGGATGGTCAATTTCATCGGCATCATCGTGCCGATGTTCGTGCTGATGCTGCTGTACCTGGGCGTCGCCGACTGACCGTCGGCGCGGTCGGGTTCAGCGCGCGACGCCTTTCGCGAAGCTCAGCTTCAGCACCTTCGAATTGGCCGGCACGTCCACCCGCCCGCTCAGGAACGCCACCTCGGCATTGGGCGCCAGCGAGCGCGTCCGCGGCTCGACCATCCAGTCGAACACCAGCCGCCCCTGCGCATCGCGCAGCTCGACGCGGATGTTGGGCACGCGCTGCGTCTCGCCGGTCGGGTTGACCACCTTGCCGCTGACTGCGAACAATTCGTTGCCGGTGCCCATGTCGCGGCGGTCGATCGCCTGGTCGACGAAGCGAAGCGGCGTCTCCGCCGCGCCGATCGGCAGGCCGAACTGCGCCGCCAGCCCCGGTGCGCCCGAATAGAGGATCGCCCCCGCGCCCAGCGTCATCGACAGGCCGGCGACCACCGCCGCCGCGGTCCAGCGTTTCGCGGGGTTGCGCGTCGGGCGGAACGGCGGGCGATGCGCGAAGGCATCGAACGCCGGCGGCGGATTGGTGACCGCATCGTCGACGAAGGTGCGGATTTCGGGGCTGCGCGCCGGCTGCTCGCCGACGGACGGCAGCGGGGCGGCTACAGCAGCGGCCTTCGCCGCGACAGGCGCCGGAACAACCACGGGCGGCGCGGCGGCGGCCGGCGCCGCCTCCACCCGGTCGCGCGCCGACAGGTCGAGCAGGGCCGGCGGCTGGAACCAGCTGTGCCGGCAGCTGGCGCAGCGCACCGTGCGTCCCTCGGCGCCGATCGCGGTGTCGGGAACCAGATAGCGAGCGTTGCACTCGGTACATTCGAGGATCATCGGGCCTGTCCGGTCAAAGCGGGCGCCCGTGCGCCCTTGCAATTGCCGCGAATCTAAGCACGACCGCGAGTCGCGGGCAAGAGTCGCGTGCCGCTTGAGCGCCCCCGACGGCTGTGCGATGCGGGTTATCCACAACAAACCCGCAGCTGGGGGCACCGCCGGGCCGCATGGCGAACATCGTCCAGTTCGAAAATGTCGGTTTGCGCTACGGCACCGGGCCGGAAACGCTGAGCGACGTCAGCTTCACGCTGGCGACCGGCGCCTTCTATTTCCTGACCGGGGCGAGCGGCGCGGGCAAGACGTCGCTACTGAAGCTCCTGTACCTCGCCCAGCGCCCGACGCGCGGCATCATCCGCCTGTTCGGGGAGGATGCGGTGACGATGCCGCGCGACCGGCTGCCCGGATTTCGCCGCCGCATCGGCGTGGTGTTCCAGGACTTCCGCCTGATCCCGCACCTGTCCGCCGCCGACAACATCGCGCTGCCGTTGCGCGTGTCGGGCGTGAGCGAGGCCGAGATCGAGGCGCCGGTGCGCGAAATGCTCGCGTGGGTGGGCCTGCGCGACCGCGCCGATGCGAAGCCGCCGACGCTGTCGGGCGGGGAGCAGCAGCGCATCGCCATCGCCCGCGCGGTCATCACCCGGCCCGAAATGCTGGTCGCCGACGAACCGACCGGCAACGTCGATCCCGACATGGCCGACCGGCTGCTGCATTTGTTCGAAAGCCTCAATCGCCTGGGCACCACCGTCGTCGTCGCGACGCATGACTTCCAGCTGCTCCAGCGCATTCCGGGCGCACACATGATGCGGCTCGATGCAGGGCGCCTGCCCGATCCCACCGGATCGCTGCGCCACCCGCCGAGGAAGCCGTGAGCCGCCTGTCGCCCGGCACCGCGGGCCGCAGCCTGCTCGACGACGGTCGCCGCACCCGCGCGATGCGCTGGGTGATGGCGGTAATGCTGTTCCTGACGGTGCTGGTCGCGGCACTCGGGCTCGGCACGCTGGGCGCCGCGACCGGGCTCGACCGCCAGCTCGCCGGGCGGCTGACCGTGCAGATCTTCTCCCCCGACGACGCCGCAGTCGCGCGCACCGTCGTGGCGATCGGTGGCGTGCCGGGCGTGGTGCAGGCGCAGGCGGTGCCGCGCGCGAAGATGGCGGAGCTGCTGCGCCCGTGGTTGGGCGATGCCGGGCTCGACGCCGACCTGCCGATCCCGGTGATGGTCGATGTCGACCTGGCCGACGCGCGCGACGCCACCGCCGATGCCGCCGCGGCACGCATCCGAAGCCTAGCGCCCGGCGCGCAGGTCGATCGCAACGCCCGCTGGCTTGCGCCGGTGCGCAGCTTCGTCCTGTCGATCGCGTGGCTGGCTGGCGGGCTCGTCCTGCTGATGGCGACCGCGACGTCGGCGATCGTGCTGCTGACGGCGCGGTCGGGACTCGACACGCACCGCGACACCATCGATGTGCTCCACATGCTCGGATCGACCGATATCCAGGTGGCGCGCCTGTTCCAGCGTCGCATCGCGCTCGACACGCTGACCGGCGGTGCCATCGGCACGCTGGCGGCGCTCGTCGCGGTGGCGCTGGTCGGGTCGCAGATCGCGGCGCTCGATTCGACGCTGGTGCGCGGCGTAACGCTCTCGCTCGTCGACTGGCTGATCCTCGCCGCGCTGCCGCTCGCCTTCGCGCTGCTGGCGACGCTCGCCGCGCGCATCGCCGTCGTCGGCACGTTGAGGCGCGTGTTGTGAGGATCACGCGGCTCATCGCGGTCTTCGCGCTTGCCTATCTGCTCGGCTTTGCGGCCTTCATGCTGTCGCTGAAGGGCATTCCCGACGCGCGCCGCACCGACGCCATCGTCGTGCTGACCGGCGGCGCCGGGCGCATCCCGCACGGGCTGGCGCTGCTGGAGGACAAGGCAGCGAAGCGCATGCTGATCTCGGGCGCCGACCCGTCGGTGCGCCCGTCCGAACTGGCCGCAGCGTACAAGGTGCCGCGCCGCCTGTTCACCTGCTGCATCGACCTCGGCAAGGAGGCGGTCGACACCCGCTCCAACGGCGAGGAAACCGCCGCCTGGGTGCGCAGCCACAAATATACGTCGGTCCGGCTCGTCACCGCCGAATGGCACATGCCGCGCGCGCGCCTCGAACTGACGAAGGCGCTCGGCGACGGGGTCGAGGTGATCGGCGATCCGGTGCCGAGCAACCCCGCGTTCGGCATGCTGGTGCGCGAGTACAACAAATACCTGGTCCGGCGCGCGGCCTTCCTGGTCGGCTACGCATGATCGCGCGCGTCCGCACCTGGGCGTTCAACGCCGCGTTCTTCGGCGGATCGGTGCCGATCGTGTTGATGGCGCCGGTGATGGCGCTCTTCGGCACCGCGGCGCTGCGCTGGTGGGTGGTGTTCTGGACGCGCTACCACCGGTTCTGCGCGCGCTGGGTGCAGGGCGTGCGCGTCGTCGTGTCGGGCGAGATTCCGACGACCCCGGCACTCTACGCCGGCAAGCACCAGGCGATGTTCGAGACGTTCGAGATGGTCGCCCTGCTCGACGCGCCGGTCATCGTGCTGAAGAAGGAACTGGCCGACATCCCGGTATGGGGCTGGGCGGCGCGGCGCTACGGCATGATCGTGGTCGACCGCGAAGGCTCGTCGGGTGCGCTGCGCCAGATGATGCGCGATGCCGAGGCTGCGGCGGCGAGCGGACGATCGGTGGTGATCTTTCCCGAAGGCACCCGCGTCGTGCCCGGCGCGATGCCCGAGCTGAAACCGGGCTTCGTCGGCCTCTACCGCGCGCTGAAGATGCCGCTGGTCCCGGTCGCGATCGACAGCGGCCACGTCTGGCCCAAACACGGTCCCAAGCGCCCCGGCATCATCCGCTTCGCCTTCCAGCCCGCGATCGCGCCGGGGCTGAACAGGCGTGAGGT includes:
- a CDS encoding nicotinate-nucleotide adenylyltransferase, encoding MTRTGLLGGSFNPAHRGHRGVTLAAVRALGLDEAWWLVSPGNPLKSGAKDMAPLAARLASARAMARRAPIRATAIEAKLGTRYTIDTLRALKRRYPKRRFIWLMGADNLAQFHRWKAWRDIAREMPIAVIARPGYDARALASPAMGWLRRRVRPVAQAQHWTRWSLPALVVLRFRPDPTSATAVRAADPDWFRRAGSSFSMRSRNLTPE
- a CDS encoding type II toxin-antitoxin system RelE/ParE family toxin translates to MPILYAALARRDLERIERYHRAIDPDLAVTIVERIVAATGVLRDVPLAGPATVEGHRRKWRVAGTQYIIFYRVAATEVRILRVIHGAQAAASP
- a CDS encoding CopG family ribbon-helix-helix protein; this translates as MSSAVISGRVSADLSTKLDRLAERLDRSRAWIVAKAVEHYVESELELQDSLDEAERQIDRGEVFTQDEMDAWVAGLKRRDTGA
- a CDS encoding glutamate-5-semialdehyde dehydrogenase produces the protein MTDDVSAAALIADMGRRARAAATLLAAMPSADKAHALTLGAERIRAASAGILAANADDMAAAEANGLSPAMLDRLRLDEARVAAMADGVAAIATLDDPVGTVISESARPNGLHLSRVRVPIGVIGIIYESRPNVTADAGALAAMAGNAAILRGGSEAARSNAAIHTALVAGLVAGGMPADAVQLVPTTDRAAVGAMLQADGVLDLVVPRGGKGLVARVQAEARVPVLAHLDGINHVFVHAAADPAMARRIVVDAKMRRTGVCGAMETLLIDRGFGDAGGLVRALQDSGCAVRAGPGLRAVVPGLEAASDSDWDTEYLDAIASAELVDGLGGAVAHIAAHGSHHTDAIVTKDAAVAARFLASVDSAIVMWNASTQFADGGEFGLGGEIGIATGRLHARGPVALEGLTTYKWLVQGTGQVRG
- a CDS encoding DUF3667 domain-containing protein — protein: MNDAIETAGMIATGGILAREVERLHASDASGHDASGACANCGAALEGPFCRMCGQHGHVHRTAGALVHDILHGVFHFEGKFWSTLPKLAFRPGELTRRYVHGERAKFVSPMAMFLFSVFLLFAVVANLPGWSIGGGDFLNGAGVQGGMDKARASLDQARAKADANFVRRSQQLAKLRADPEADPAEVTRAERRVASARDDRRQVLQAQAFLPDAAAKAKTPSKPDNWFEQKVQHAKENPKLLLYKMKSSAYKFSWALIPLSLPFLWILFPLRRGVGLYDHAIFATYSLSFMSLLMVALGLLGLIGIPNAVLVIAALAIPPVHIYHQFKRAYLLTRFGALWRTFWMVNFIGIIVPMFVLMLLYLGVAD
- a CDS encoding zinc-ribbon domain-containing protein, which codes for MILECTECNARYLVPDTAIGAEGRTVRCASCRHSWFQPPALLDLSARDRVEAAPAAAAPPVVVPAPVAAKAAAVAAPLPSVGEQPARSPEIRTFVDDAVTNPPPAFDAFAHRPPFRPTRNPAKRWTAAAVVAGLSMTLGAGAILYSGAPGLAAQFGLPIGAAETPLRFVDQAIDRRDMGTGNELFAVSGKVVNPTGETQRVPNIRVELRDAQGRLVFDWMVEPRTRSLAPNAEVAFLSGRVDVPANSKVLKLSFAKGVAR
- the ftsE gene encoding cell division ATP-binding protein FtsE — encoded protein: MANIVQFENVGLRYGTGPETLSDVSFTLATGAFYFLTGASGAGKTSLLKLLYLAQRPTRGIIRLFGEDAVTMPRDRLPGFRRRIGVVFQDFRLIPHLSAADNIALPLRVSGVSEAEIEAPVREMLAWVGLRDRADAKPPTLSGGEQQRIAIARAVITRPEMLVADEPTGNVDPDMADRLLHLFESLNRLGTTVVVATHDFQLLQRIPGAHMMRLDAGRLPDPTGSLRHPPRKP
- a CDS encoding cell division protein FtsX → MSRLSPGTAGRSLLDDGRRTRAMRWVMAVMLFLTVLVAALGLGTLGAATGLDRQLAGRLTVQIFSPDDAAVARTVVAIGGVPGVVQAQAVPRAKMAELLRPWLGDAGLDADLPIPVMVDVDLADARDATADAAAARIRSLAPGAQVDRNARWLAPVRSFVLSIAWLAGGLVLLMATATSAIVLLTARSGLDTHRDTIDVLHMLGSTDIQVARLFQRRIALDTLTGGAIGTLAALVAVALVGSQIAALDSTLVRGVTLSLVDWLILAALPLAFALLATLAARIAVVGTLRRVL
- a CDS encoding YdcF family protein, with translation MLSLKGIPDARRTDAIVVLTGGAGRIPHGLALLEDKAAKRMLISGADPSVRPSELAAAYKVPRRLFTCCIDLGKEAVDTRSNGEETAAWVRSHKYTSVRLVTAEWHMPRARLELTKALGDGVEVIGDPVPSNPAFGMLVREYNKYLVRRAAFLVGYA
- a CDS encoding lysophospholipid acyltransferase family protein; translated protein: MIARVRTWAFNAAFFGGSVPIVLMAPVMALFGTAALRWWVVFWTRYHRFCARWVQGVRVVVSGEIPTTPALYAGKHQAMFETFEMVALLDAPVIVLKKELADIPVWGWAARRYGMIVVDREGSSGALRQMMRDAEAAAASGRSVVIFPEGTRVVPGAMPELKPGFVGLYRALKMPLVPVAIDSGHVWPKHGPKRPGIIRFAFQPAIAPGLNRREVEPLVHAAINVLEVGAAHSNNLVRLE